A region of the Drosophila ananassae strain 14024-0371.13 chromosome XL, ASM1763931v2, whole genome shotgun sequence genome:
CGAAAGGTGTGCATAATACAACTATACTACATATATGGTGTATATATGCAAGAAGTGCAGCAGGGGGCAGCAAAAAGTAATGATTAACTGCTTCTGTAATTGCCAGCGAAATGCACATAAATTAATGCACATAATTCAAGTCACTTGGACACATTTGAGCCGCAAGaaatatgcatttttgaaATAGTTTCGCAAAACTACGCGACTGAcacataaaacaaaacaacaaaaaaatggcaaaaaaacggtagccaaaacaaaataaaaataatgcaaaaaaaatatatagacaATAGTAtaaaagtgtatatattttttatgtatgtaGTTTTTTGTGGCTGCTGTGCGGCGGCTTCTTCTTCAGTTCGCTTATTTCGGACCCGGCTCACGGTTTCACTTGAAGCGCGTGAAAGTTGCGCTTCACCAGAGCCCCAGCTCCACAGCtcccaaacaacaacaacttcacaggaaaaaatttaaatatattttttatgggcAGTTCGATAATGTATCTTTGactaaaaacacaaaaataaaagatgtTTATGTAAGCTATCCTTAAAAAATCACGAGAAACTAAAGAaacttttggaaaaaaagctaaaaatcaaaacaaaaaacataatatatattacaaatttttaactagcatttttagtttttaaaatatctgtTAGAAAAACTCTTTCTTTTCCAGTCTTGGCCAACACAAAGTTcttaaacataaatataaatatttaaattacattttttactTAAAACCGCTCctataaaatgtaaaaaaaaagagccaggcacattgaacaaaaaataataacaaaaacaaacaaatcacAACAAATACGCactgttttttaaatatttatttgtatcttgtatctcaCTTTTCACGCTCGCCGCTGCGAAAGGTTGCGCAAAGCGCAAAGTCAAAAGCAATCCGAGAAATGTATCTTGGTATCTTTTGGATATGTTTTTGTGCAATGCAGACGGCAGATACGCTGCACTCACGTAACGGAACTGCGAATGTTCGGCCCCAAAAGAGCggcaaacaaaaatgaaatatagAACAGCGCGCGATGGGGCGATGGGGCCGGGATCTCGAACCTGAAGCCGTTGCGGCTGAAGCTCAACTGAAAAGCATAAACTGAAAGCATGCTTTCAAGCCGGGCTCCAACCCAGAGACTCGCCGGAGCAGCCGACAGAGTGCCGAGCCCCAAGCCGAAGACTCCACCGATCGCCGATCTCAATTCGCCCAGCACAGTGGAaggttttcattaaaatattgccaagaaattaaaaaatacgaGTTctgaaaaagataaaaaattattggTAGAAATATaggtttattttaaaatatatatttgtaaaatattaatcCAAGTAACTTATGTATTTTAAATGGtaaaaattcataattaaaatgaataaaaaactaaacaattaATATAATGAATACCTGTTTAATTTAATACATATTTAAACACATATTTTAGAAACATTTGGAGTCCTTTCAAGGGGACGTAGCTCAGGGGTAGAGCGCTCGCTTCGCATGTGAGAGGTCCCGGGTTCAAATCCCGGCGTCTCCAACCAAAATGACTTTGAATTAATATTTTCTCAAATACGCAAACATTAGgcatttattttgctttttgtgACAATCCTACATCAAATTAAAACTAACTTTatgaagaataaaaaaatacaggtaataataatgaaaattcTGCACAGGGCCCACTGTACATTTCCGCCCCCGCAGCACGTCCGTTAATTTGGAGCCAGAGCCGGTGGTGGTGTTGGTGGCAAGATGTTATCGGCCAAAGACACATCCAGCATGTAGGGCAGTCGGCAAAAGTGGCACATTCTTTTTaactccctctctctctctcggaCTGTGCATTCTTTCTCTGTCTAAGCGATACCCATCAAATGGGGTCACCTGAAGGCGAGGGTATTCCCCAAGTCGATTCACTCGCAATTGGCATTCTATGTGTATACAATCTGAATTTTATTACTCGTAcgttacaatttttaaataggTTTTGGTTTGGCCGACACGGCTAACTCCTTCGGCTAGCCCGCCGCCTCATGCCTCGCCTGCTCCGACCGCGCCACACCGCCGCCTTCCTGATCCGATCTCTGTGGCAAGACTTTGCGCAAGCGCAGACACATATTGCATATCGGTTTGGGGTTCGTTTTCGGGTTCGGGTTCTATAGCTTAACAATTACAGTACAAAAATACATAGACTTTGTGATTACAACAATCCCTCCTACTCCTCCTTGTCATTCTCCTCATCCTCATCTAACACTCCAACATCACTCCATCAGAATTacattgttttcttttttaaacatattttgcatgtatacatatatatatataaagtaaaataaaaaaaaatgagtttaaggAGAGCCAGAAGGTAAAAACGTGTTTGAATTTATGTAATAGGCAACAATTTGAATTAGCTGGTGGTGCTGAAGGGCGGTTTCTGGCGGGGATCTGGCATCTAGCCCTCTTGCCCAAAGTCCTCTGTGAATTTGCGCAGCTTCTTGAGGTCATCCTCGTTCACAGTGGGTTTCGTACGCGACAACGACTTAAGCATGTCGCGCTAAGGAtataatttaacaaaatataaGATTAATCCTTTTTGAGAAAAGAAACTCCAACTACTCACCATGGTAACTGGCGGTTCGAAGAGTTTATCGCTGGGCACATCCATCCAGTTCATCTCGACGGCTCCCTCGTCTCCGGGCGAGCACGGCACCAGCAGGTCGTTGACAATCTCCTCCTTATTCGTTGGACTTGGTCCTGTGACCCGTTTGAAATGCGTGGCCGTTTGAACTTTTCGTACTGGTTCCATCAAGGCATCGCGTACCACAATCGATATATCCGCGCCGGAGTAACtagaggaggagaaggagagCCATTTAGTTTGGAAAGAGATAGAAGCCTCCTTAGCTTACCCTTCGGTCTTGCCGGCCAATTCCTTGAGATCCTGCTCGGTGAGTACGTGCGTGGTGTTGCCCAAATGAATCTTGAACATGACAAGGCGGGCATGCGGCTCCGGTAGCGGAATGTAGATACGTTTCTCGAAGCGACGTCTGATGGCCGAGTCGAGGACCCACGGGATATTGGTGGCGCCCAGGACCAGGATGCCATCCGTATCATTGCCCACGCCCTGCATCTGCACCAGAAACTCGGTCTTGATGCGGCGCACACTGTCGTTCTCATTGTCCGACCGGGCCGAGCACATGGAATCGATCTCGTCGATGAAGATGATCGAGGGCTTGTGCTGGCGGGCCAGCTCGAAGAGATTCTTGACCAGCTTCTCGGACTCGCCCAGCCACTTGGACATCAGATCAGAGCTGGACACCGAGAAGAATGTGGATCGGTTGGCTTCCGTGGCGACAGCCTTGGCCAGATAGGATTTGCCGGTACCGGGTGGTCCGAACAGCAGGATGCCCTTCCACGGTATACGCTTGCCGGTGAAGAGCTGCGGGAATTTGATGGGCAGGATGACAGCCTCCTTGAGTGCCTCTTTGGCGGCGTCCAGGCCGGCGACATCGGACCATTGCACCTTCGGCTTCTCAATCACAATGGCGTCCTCCAGCTTGCTCTGCAGCTTCTTCTTCTCGGGATCATCGCcgtcctcgtcgtcgctgtcgCTCTTCTTGTCCTTGTCCTCCTTGGCACTGGACTCGCCGCCCTCCTTGATCGGTTTCTTCTTGCCCTTCTTCAGGTACTCCTTAAGCTTCTCGGCCCTGTCCAGATACTGCAGGCACTTGGCCCGTATCGACTCCTTGGCCTTCTCGCCCTGCGCCTCATCTGTGTGTGCGAAAGGGATAAGTATCTAAAGGATGAAAGTGGTTCGGGTCTAAGGTGTCTTACACTTGATGGTGTGCAGGAAGTACTCCACGCCGTGCTCGTAGAGACGCAGTGCCTCTGCGTAGTTCTTGTTGCGATCCTCCTCGGTGGCCTTGGTCACCAAGTCGATGGCCTTCTGTAGTGTGGTTCCGGCTGCCATGATGCTGGAAAGCAAGTCgaatatattaattaatatcaTAATTCCAAGCCTTgcttttttgggggaaaagtGACGTCATCGTGTGATATGGTTTGGAGATAAGGGGGCGGACTATTCATGTTTCatgtttaatgttttttaatcctaaaaactaaacaaagtTAGTAGCTACAGTGAACATTAACTAAGTAAGGAATAGATTAGGAAAGGAATCAAGAGGGACGAACAAGGAGTGAGTGAGTAGTGAGTTGCAGTGAGTTCCGTAATCCTCCCACTTCTTGGCCATCTGAAGATGCTTCCTTCATAGTCTATGGCCACTGTATTCCCTTGAGGAATAGCCCCTCCCTAGCAAGCTGGCGTCCAGTCGAGTCATACGCCGTTCGTGCCTCATCTCCCTCCTCGAATTCCACGATATCTGCGATAGTGGTTACCCAATCCTTGGGATATCCAGGCAAAGTCCTTCGGTGACGCAGTGCTGGCGAACAGAATCGAATTTCTGAGCATGACTAATGCccgcagcggcggcggcgacgGCGGCAttgacaaaaacaaattgcgaCAGCAGCGAGCGAGGGGGTGATGGGGGTGCATTCCCGGGGATTACTCACCTTTTGGCTGGCTGTTGTGATCCGAAATCCAGGCGATCGTTTCCAAGTGCTCCTGGTGCTCCGACAAAAGTtgaaacaaaaacgaaaacttAACTATTTTGGTGGAATTCCAACACGAATGACGAcgtcttgtgtttttttgttatttgccAGTGTGACCGTGGTCCGCAAACACAAGTTGGCCAAATATGCAGTTTCTAAGAGGTTTTGGCGGGGTTTTTCAAAATGTTACattatattttaacattttacattttctctaacataaaattaaatacttttattaaCAAAAAGTCTATTTGAATTCATTATTCCAACTTACAAGAAAGTTTCAAAACAAACCATGAAAAGCATgagcaacaaaacaaaagtactattaaatttttatctttattttagcTTTATGATTAGCTTTTTagacttttattttaatcagCTATATATTGATAATCTCAAAAGTAAAATAAGCTTTTTAGTGTTGCGAAAAAACTGCAAAAAATATCCAACACTGCCAAAATCAGCTGTTCGGAAAGAACAAAGTAAAGAATTACTTAACTGtcatttgaattaaaaaatagtcGGAGTcttcaaaatattataaaatgcCGGAACAAAACAATACTGATCGAAGGACAGATGCTTCCCTAGAAGATGTTGCTTCTTTTAACAAAGAATATTCTAAGGACATGGACATATTCCGCGATACTTTCATACGTTACATGGGTGAGTAGTTGAGATTCTTGTGATTTATTTCGGCTGACGTCATTTAATTAAAGGCTACAGCAATGAAATTGGCGAGGCATTTCGACCCCTGGTATCTAAATCCCTGGTAGCGGCTTCCTACGGCATGGCCATCGGATATGTGTGCACGGATACGTTCGACAAGGCGCTGCGCCTCCGGATGAACGGAGCCCCCAACCGGGAGGTGCTCGTCAAAGGCGGCGATGTGTTCTCCTGGCAGATGCTGGCCTCGGTAACGATTCCCGGCTTAGTAATCAATCGGTAAGTGTTCAGTAATAGCTCTTGTGTTAGATggataattatatttttatcctttctgAAGGATAACCTGGGCTACCCGCCTTGCGATGAGACGGGCTCCTGTTGTCTTCCTCAAGACAGTGCCCACACTGGTGGGCCTGGCCAGCATTCCACTGATCGTGCATCCCATCGATAACCTTGTGGATCGTGTGATGGACGCCACATACCGCAAGCACATACGGTAGTGAAGATCGTGCATGTCAGTTACTTGTAATATACCCCTGGTGATAGTGATAGTTATTAATTGGGAAGTGTTCTCGAAGCCAAGCTTTGATGCCAAAATCCATTGTAATGCTCCAAGGATTGCTAGCTTTACAGTTGGTTTATTGCAATCGAgattaagtaaaaaaaataatgtacaACACActctacaaaaaaataaatctttatACACAATTGAGGCCACATGGTGGAATGCCGGATTGGGATCACCTCTATCTGGTCCACTACTACTGCTCCTCTTCGTCGTCGCTATCGATCAGATAGGGACTGTCCAGAGCACCTAAGCCGGCCGCCACGCCGCCCTCGTTGGCGGTGGAGAGCTTGGTCCGGAGCATATGACCCGCCTGGTAGTTGTGCACAATGTTATCCGCATCGCCGATCACCACTCCGAAGATGCCCAGCTCTGAGACCATGTCCACGATCTGGGGCGGCATCTCGGCACCAGGACGCACCATATAGCCCTTGGTGAGTGGTGGATGGATAAGATCCATCAGGATCCAAGCAGAGCGTTCCACACGAGACATGCGCTATGGAGAAAACAAGGATTACGATTTTTAGAGTATGAACCACAAACACCAAGTACTCCTTACCTTCAGGGCATCCGGAATATCTACGCCGTAGACGTTGTTGCCACCACCCTCGCGCTGCGGCTTCAGCACAAACTTCTCCGGCGTCTTCAGGGCCATCTCGTAGGAGGCATTGCCCGCCTCGTTGTCGTCCAACGAATACAGTCCGGTAAAGATCTTGCCCACGGCCTTGATTTCCTCCGGATCGTTAATGAAACGCTCCAGCACCGCCGGCTGGGCCAGGGCCTGCTGCACCTTCTTTGTGCCCGCCAAATGGTAATGGATCGAGGGACACTTGATGGCCAACGAGGTCTCCATGAGGTAGCGGGCATCCCACTCCGCCTGCGAGTGATAGTGGCCAGGCTCGTAGCCAGCACGGAAATAGATCACGGCCACCTCCTGCTGACCACTTTGGGAAGAAGAAAAGGCTATAAATAATGGAAGTCAAGGAGAGATTAGTCCCTTACAGCAGCAGCTCCTTGTTCTGGCCCAGCTTTCCTTCGCGGTGGACGTCGCTGAGGGTGCGACGCAGGACCTTGATATGCGGATAGGTCTCGCGGATGTAGAACTCGTGGAATCGCTGGTCGCAGATATTGTACGACACGTCCTCGATGATGAACAGGATCACTGCGTTGGGCCGGGCGTAGATGTCCCAGGCCTTGACCATTCCGTCGCAGAGTCCTGCCAGGGCGTTGTTTTGGGGCATCTGCGGAAgagaaaacaaattaattagTAAACTATAAGGGAAACCACTAACTAACCTTAAATCAAAGTTGACAATAAAACTCAATTATCAAAAAtagttattttaaaaaatttcagaaTAAAAAAACTCTTTCAACGCTTTTAAATGTCTTTATCTTTGTCagttttcaaccgatttcggagcggaataccttaaaacgTTCGTGGGTCGATTCTCcaccgatctgcatcaaaaactagcaacaaaatattttttcgaaattttttcaattttcgtgGGGGGTCCCCTGCAAAATCCACGATTTCCATCTTTGGCCCAGAGgcatggctatatctttgccaattctggACCGATTTtgaagcggaataccttaaaacgTTCGTGGAGCGATTCTCcaccgatctgcatcaaaaattagaaacaaaatattttttcgaaattttttcaatttttgtggggggtcccctgcaaaatccaggattttcATCTTTGGCCCAGAgccatggctatatctttgccaattctcaaCCGATTttagagcggaataccttaaaacgTTCGTGGAGCGATTCTCcaccgatctgcatcaaaaattagaaacaaaatattttttcgaaatttttccaatttttgtggggGCTGCCCTTCAAAGTCTAATAATTCAAAGTTGTGGCCCAGAGCCATGgttatatctttgccaattctggACCGATTTTGGAGCGGATTATCTTAAATTACTTATAGTTCTGTCTCCTACGAATATTAAGTATTAGTTCTATCTTAGCTAGTTGGtaactatttttattaaataaatattggaaAGTATACTCACATTCTTCAGCTTATCGGCGTGTCCCAGCTCGCTGAGTACGAATCTGCGGCGGGGAAGGTGGTGGGGGGGAGTGGCGGGAGCAGAAAGAGATAGATGATTAGCATTATTTCGTAATCAGTggaccaacaacaacagcaacaaacaacaacaaatgtgGGGGGTCTGGGGGCGGATGGGGGTAGTTAGTGTGGCCACAACCTGGAGTGGGTTAGGTGGATGTGTGAGGGGGGTGTCTGGAGTGGGAGGGGGGGATTTTGGAAAAGGGGTGAACTTTGTTAAGAACGTAAAGCTATGGCGGGTTGAAGAAGGACAGGTATATGCAAATAGAAAGAGATGCAACCGCatgcaaattaaataaaaaaaataaagaatgaAACCGTTATAaccaatttttaatatatttttttttgtaattattttttacaggTGAGATTCGTGCAAAGGTGGAAGGGAGGACAGGTGTGcaagtgtgtgtttgtgcatTCGAGTGTGTGTGATAGAGATagatagagatagagagagataGATAGAGAAGAGCGCTTAATACTTCTGCTGCGGCACCAATTGGGTGGCAATGCCAGCGAAACTGGAGGCCACCGTGTTGATCTCGACCTGCTTTATCGCACAGTCCTCGTACACGTGTGCCATATAGTCGGATCGCAACAGACCGATGCTATAAGCCTGCAATAATGATCATTATACGTTATATATACATTAGGTGCTATTTTTTGTATGTCCTTTTTTTAGGTCAGCCCTTAAAACTACAACTAACTAGCCAGGCCAGTGAAGCagatataatttttaaaaaaatcattaataataTATCTAAAAAATAGTATATAGTAAGTCTTATGCCCGTGGGTCTGGGGCTAGGGATGAAACGGGTGCAGATCGAGAGTTGTAGATCGAGGAATAGAGAAATGGGCGATGAAACGGTGCTACCTTGGACCCCAAAATTCCACCAGCAGCTAATCTAAGGTTCTATTGGGTCTaaaacatatttattattattttataaattattaaaaattattttctatatttt
Encoded here:
- the LOC6502121 gene encoding vacuolar protein sorting-associated protein 4, translated to MAAGTTLQKAIDLVTKATEEDRNKNYAEALRLYEHGVEYFLHTIKYEAQGEKAKESIRAKCLQYLDRAEKLKEYLKKGKKKPIKEGGESSAKEDKDKKSDSDDEDGDDPEKKKLQSKLEDAIVIEKPKVQWSDVAGLDAAKEALKEAVILPIKFPQLFTGKRIPWKGILLFGPPGTGKSYLAKAVATEANRSTFFSVSSSDLMSKWLGESEKLVKNLFELARQHKPSIIFIDEIDSMCSARSDNENDSVRRIKTEFLVQMQGVGNDTDGILVLGATNIPWVLDSAIRRRFEKRIYIPLPEPHARLVMFKIHLGNTTHVLTEQDLKELAGKTEGYSGADISIVVRDALMEPVRKVQTATHFKRVTGPSPTNKEEIVNDLLVPCSPGDEGAVEMNWMDVPSDKLFEPPVTMRDMLKSLSRTKPTVNEDDLKKLRKFTEDFGQEG
- the LOC6502285 gene encoding mitochondrial fission process protein 1, which produces MPEQNNTDRRTDASLEDVASFNKEYSKDMDIFRDTFIRYMGYSNEIGEAFRPLVSKSLVAASYGMAIGYVCTDTFDKALRLRMNGAPNREVLVKGGDVFSWQMLASVTIPGLVINRITWATRLAMRRAPVVFLKTVPTLVGLASIPLIVHPIDNLVDRVMDATYRKHIR
- the LOC6502120 gene encoding glutathione synthetase isoform X1 — protein: MTSEANTPVLRNCIRLPLAEDELLEVTAKAKDYAIMHGAAMRSKTAFSPDSLNFAPFVLVPSSFPRKEFEKAVALQPIINRLMHNVAHDEEFITTTLAETIKVDEFTANLFNIYRKVLAHGFTQKISLGMLRSDLMLESGCPELSPRAFRSKAGADEAGTAAAAAVVGTETDGTVGGTGEDKEKKIKKEMVAAAAERAKNDRRELQLSQATTEQKMKAKGVPSAYCCWKQVEINTIASGFGHLGPASKTIQRFVLSELGHADKLKNMPQNNALAGLCDGMVKAWDIYARPNAVILFIIEDVSYNICDQRFHEFYIRETYPHIKVLRRTLSDVHREGKLGQNKELLLGQQEVAVIYFRAGYEPGHYHSQAEWDARYLMETSLAIKCPSIHYHLAGTKKVQQALAQPAVLERFINDPEEIKAVGKIFTGLYSLDDNEAGNASYEMALKTPEKFVLKPQREGGGNNVYGVDIPDALKRMSRVERSAWILMDLIHPPLTKGYMVRPGAEMPPQIVDMVSELGIFGVVIGDADNIVHNYQAGHMLRTKLSTANEGGVAAGLGALDSPYLIDSDDEEEQ
- the LOC6502120 gene encoding glutathione synthetase isoform X2; this encodes MTSEANTPVLRNCIRLPLAEDELLEVTAKAKDYAIMHGAAMRSKTAFSPDSLNFAPFVLVPSSFPRKEFEKAVALQPIINRLMHNVAHDEEFITTTLAETIKVDEFTANLFNIYRKVLAHGFTQAYSIGLLRSDYMAHVYEDCAIKQVEINTVASSFAGIATQLVPQQKFVLSELGHADKLKNMPQNNALAGLCDGMVKAWDIYARPNAVILFIIEDVSYNICDQRFHEFYIRETYPHIKVLRRTLSDVHREGKLGQNKELLLGQQEVAVIYFRAGYEPGHYHSQAEWDARYLMETSLAIKCPSIHYHLAGTKKVQQALAQPAVLERFINDPEEIKAVGKIFTGLYSLDDNEAGNASYEMALKTPEKFVLKPQREGGGNNVYGVDIPDALKRMSRVERSAWILMDLIHPPLTKGYMVRPGAEMPPQIVDMVSELGIFGVVIGDADNIVHNYQAGHMLRTKLSTANEGGVAAGLGALDSPYLIDSDDEEEQ